The Candidatus Thorarchaeota archaeon genome has a segment encoding these proteins:
- a CDS encoding leucine-rich repeat domain-containing protein — protein MNDLADVQKRQTEDDVSDDKVHLPYEATVKDKRVHGYIEVEKTAREVLIVYFDRHIVDIDLTPLSACSQLVRLNIYCSHLEGLDLSPLAACPQLQTLDLASNQLRSIDLSPLASCPHLQTLELSNNQLEAVDLRPLVSCPQLTTLYLRGNQLGTIDLSPLASCSQLAELYLNENQLRSIDLSPLASCSQLTKLYLGRNQLRSIDLSPLASCSQLTTLYLNENQLRSIDLSPLASCSQLAELYLYGNQLRSIDLSPLASCSQLTTLYLGRNQLRSIDLSPLASCSQLTKLYLYRNQLRSIDLSPLASCSQVATLNLDENLLRELDLSPLYTICSQRADQRTMYLSVSVNDNRLRSIDLSPLAGCPYLVSLYLRGNPLKRLDLTPLMTCKKLARLSIDDDIFLDADMDSERLSPLPVGVARYYHLINWYRWD, from the coding sequence AGAAGAGGCAGACGGAAGACGACGTGAGTGACGACAAGGTGCATCTGCCTTACGAGGCGACCGTTAAGGATAAGCGGGTGCATGGGTACATCGAGGTTGAGAAGACGGCACGTGAGGTCCTGATCGTATATTTTGACAGGCACATCGTAGATATTGATCTCACCCCACTCTCGGCGTGCTCGCAACTTGTCCGCCTGAATATATATTGCAGTCACCTAGAAGGTCTTGACCTGAGTCCCTTGGCCGCCTGTCCCCAGTTGCAGACGCTTGATCTGGCCAGTAACCAGTTGCGCTCGATCGACCTGAGTCCCCTAGCCTCCTGTCCCCATTTACAGACGCTTGAACTGAGCAATAACCAGTTGGAGGCGGTTGACCTGAGGCCCTTGGTCTCTTGTCCCCAGCTCACCACCCTTTATCTGAGGGGGAACCAATTAGGAACGATCGACCTGAGTCCCCTGGCCTCCTGTTCGCAGCTTGCGGAACTTTATTTGAACGAGAACCAGTTGCGCTCGATCGACCTGAGTCCCCTGGCCTCCTGTTCGCAGCTCACGAAGCTTTATCTGGGCAGGAATCAATTGCGCTCGATCGACCTGAGTCCCCTGGCCTCCTGTTCGCAGCTTACCACTCTTTATCTGAACGAGAACCAGTTGCGCTCGATCGACCTGAGTCCCCTGGCCTCCTGTTCGCAGCTTGCGGAGCTTTATCTGTACGGGAACCAGTTGCGCTCGATCGACCTGAGTCCCCTGGCCTCCTGTTCGCAGCTTACCACTCTTTATCTGGGCAGGAATCAGTTGCGCTCGATCGACCTGAGTCCCCTGGCCTCTTGTTCGCAGCTCACGAAGCTTTATCTGTACAGGAACCAGTTGCGCTCGATCGACCTGAGTCCCCTGGCCTCCTGTTCGCAGGTTGCTACACTTAATCTTGATGAGAATCTCTTGCGAGAACTTGATCTGAGTCCTCTATACACGATATGTTCGCAACGGGCTGACCAGCGCACCATGTATCTCTCAGTCTCAGTGAATGACAATCGGCTGCGGTCGATCGATCTAAGTCCTCTGGCGGGGTGCCCCTATCTTGTTTCGTTGTATCTCAGAGGTAATCCGCTAAAGAGGCTTGACCTGACGCCTCTCATGACCTGCAAAAAATTGGCGCGTCTGTCCATTGATGACGATATCTTTTTAGATGCGGACATGGATTCGGAACGCTTGTCCCCTCTGCCAGTCGGTGTAGCGCGCTACTACCATCTCATAAACTGGTATCGCTGGGATTGA